In one Fusarium keratoplasticum isolate Fu6.1 chromosome 5, whole genome shotgun sequence genomic region, the following are encoded:
- a CDS encoding Phosducin domain-containing protein, with the protein MAAPSEQRIAVPIDDPNADTEWNDILRKHGVIPEKPPSPTPMIEEAILEGRRLAHENRLEGKDLDELDELEDEEDEAFLEMYRQKRMAELSNLQKKALHGSVYPLSKPEYQREVTDASKNGPVFVNLTSSMGTNVESRVLTELWRQAAKEYGEIKFCEIRASQAIENYPDRNCPTILVYKNGDIVKQIVTLMTIGGVRTNMQKIDNLLVEVGAVPDSDMRVIKRRQAAEDAEEERLAGKTIKTGTAGKSRNVDSDDDDWD; encoded by the exons atggccgctCCTTCAGAACAGCGCATTGCTGTGCCCATCGACGACCCCAATGCCGACACAGAATG GAACGATATCCTTCGGAAACATGGTGTCATTCCTGAGAAGCCGCCGAGCCCGACTCCTAtgatcgaggaggccattcTCGAAGGTCGAAGATTAGCACATGAGAACCGATTGGAGGGAAAGGACCTGGACGAGTTggacgagctcgaggatgaggaagacgaggcgTTTCTCGAGATGTACCGGCAGAAGCGCATGGCCGAGCTGAGCAATCTCCAGAAAAAGGCCCTCCACGGAAGCGTATACCCCCTTTCCAAGCCCGAGTACCAGCGCGAGGTCACAGACGCCTCCAAGAATGGCCCGGTGTTTGTCAACCTCACATCCTCCATGGGCACCAACGTCGAGTCCAGGGTCTTGACCGAGCTCTGGAGGCAGGCCGCCAAGGAGTACGGCGAGATCAAGTTCTGCGAGATCCGGGCGAGCCAAGCCATTGAGAACTATCCCGATAGAAACTGTCCGACCATCCTGGTGTACAAGAACGGCGACATTGTCAAGCAGATTGTGACTCTGATGACTATTGGCGGCGTGCGGACCAATATGCAAAAGATTGATAACCTGCTGGTAGAGGTTGGCGCTGTTCCTGACTCGGACATGCGTGTAATCAAGAGAAGGCAAGCTGCTgaggacgccgaggaggaacGCCTGGCAGGGAAGACCATCAAAACGGGGACTGCTGGGAAATCAAGAAATGTCGAcagtgatgacgatgattgGGATTAA